The stretch of DNA TGCCTACCATTTGATCTATGTTATACACTTCGACATCAATCTTTGCATAGAGCCTTCCTACATCAATAATCTTCGGCTTAATCGTTAATTCACTTTCAATCTGAACTGGTTTACTAAAGTAAACGGTTATATTCTCTATGGATATATCTGCTTTCTTAACTTTTAAGAGCATTCTACTGCAAGCTTCTGCTATAAGAGAAGTAAATACTCCATTTGATAAGGTACCTAACTGATTTGTCATTTGGGGAATTATTCTCGTCGTGAACGTCAATTCATCTTCCTCTTTAACAATCAAATTACTTGATACAATATCATCAATTGTTTCTCCAACTTGTGGTTGACGCTGAATTTGTTGCATAGCTTTTAAAACATCCTGACGAGAAACTACACCTTTTAATTGTTGAGATTGACCGACTACTGGTACTAATTCTATGCCTTCCCAAACCATCATATGTCCTACAGAAGCTAGAGATGTCTTTTCTTGAACCACTTGCGGCTTTCTACTCATAACTCGGTCAATTCGATGCTCCATCGTTTTCCCAACGATATCTTTCGATGATACCATACCAACTACACGTAATTTATCATCAAGAACTGGGAATCGAGTATGTGAAGATTTTTCATTTAATTGGTACCATTGTTCAATACGGTCATTTGTAGTTAAATAATAAGCTTTTTCAAATGGCGTAGATATATCCCCAACGAATACTATCTCTTTTTTAATTAATTGATCGTATATAGCACGATTAATCATTGCAGCTACAGTAAACGTATCGTAGCTAGTGGAAATAATAGGGAGTTCTTTTTCATCTGCAAGTTTTTTTATATAATCTTCCGTATCGAATCCACCAGTTATTAATACAGCTGCTCCTTCATGCAAAGCTTGTTCATGTGCTTTTATTCTATTACCAACAATCAATAAAGAATTCGGCTGTGTATAGCGCATCATTGCATCAAGCTGCATAGCTCCAATTACAAATTTACTTAGTGTTTTATATAATCCATCTCTACCACCTAAGACTTGTCCATCAATGATATTAACTACTTCAGCAAATGTAAGTTGTTCGAAATTTTCTTTATTCTTCCGTTCTATTCGAATCGTTCCTACGCGCTCAATGGTACTAACTAAACCTTGGTTCTCCGCCTCTTTAATCGCCCGATACGCAGTACCGTCACTTACATGAAGATCCTTTGCAATCTGGCGAACAGATATTTTATTTCCCACAGGCAAATTGATAATATGTTGAATGATCTGCTCATGTTTTGTAGACATGGTCATTCACCTTCTTTCAACTGTACTATATCGTTATCTTGTTTATTATTATACAGTTGAAAATACGGAAACTCAATTATTTCCAAGTTTTCTCTTTAGAATTTCCTTCTGTTCCATTACAGGAGGATGTGTAATTTGTAAAAGTGTGGAAAGATTAGCTCCAATAAAAAGGAATAAGAAAGCTAGCCAACATCCCCAAAAAATATATTCGAGTTGTGTCGTTGCTTCAGGTATTAATGGCCAAGCAATATATAAGAAAAAAACGGCTAAAAGTAATCGAAGTAGAGCATATTGTCGCAATAGATATCCCTCCTTTTATTCATACTATTCTATGAACAAAAGGTAATTTTCATAACCAATTATTACAATCTACCACATAGAAACGCCGATGACATCCATAAATTTAGTGGGAATAAATTGATTTCCATATACATAAATCGGAGAACGAATGTTTTCTCTTATTTCTGTATAGACTTCAGATAGATAATCGACATCACCACTTAGAATAACTTGACCAAAGGCAATTGTTTCTTGATTAAAAAGCATCTCGGTATAATACTTTTTAAAAAGTCCAGGTAAATAAGTTTTATCTTCCATATCCCAATGTTTTGTATAGACAGCCTGTCCTAAGTAATAGGTAGTCATAGTTAATCCATCTTTATTCCAATATACTACCAATACATCACTTGGTATATAAGATACTCTCTCTTGATATAACCGATACACAGCTTGTGGTGCAACATCCGCTCTTATCGCATGAACTTTCGATTGGTTTAGTAACGCTGTATATGATTGTATATGATGAAGATAATAGGAATAGACTAATAGGCTTGATGTATCTCTTTGTTTTCCATAACTGGGGTTATCTCTAGACCATTGATTCACAATTAATAAACTTTCTCGATCTTTCACTTTTGATTTATAAAGCTGATAGAGGTGTGCTAATTTACTTGGTAGTGTAAAAGCCAATTTTCTTCCTTCCCAATTATTCCGCTGCACTAAATCTGTAATAATTAGTTTAAATTCTTGTTCATCTTTAATAATTCCCTTTTCAATAATACCCAAAGGGATTTCAACTTCCCCAACATGATCTCCAACACTTTTTAAATTATTTCGCCTTTCCGCATACCGAATAAGCCGATTAGTAATAACGAAACTAATATCCCCTTTTCTCCCCACAACGCCACCCTCAATTCTAGTAAAATTTTGGTAATTAATAGTTCTTATAACCTATATTACCATCTTTTATGTACTGTCAAAAGACTTAAACTAAAATTTATTAGGTATAATTACTTATTATTTTTCCAAAAAAAGCATATTTTTCAGCCTATCA from Oceanobacillus iheyensis HTE831 encodes:
- a CDS encoding DRTGG domain-containing protein — its product is MSTKHEQIIQHIINLPVGNKISVRQIAKDLHVSDGTAYRAIKEAENQGLVSTIERVGTIRIERKNKENFEQLTFAEVVNIIDGQVLGGRDGLYKTLSKFVIGAMQLDAMMRYTQPNSLLIVGNRIKAHEQALHEGAAVLITGGFDTEDYIKKLADEKELPIISTSYDTFTVAAMINRAIYDQLIKKEIVFVGDISTPFEKAYYLTTNDRIEQWYQLNEKSSHTRFPVLDDKLRVVGMVSSKDIVGKTMEHRIDRVMSRKPQVVQEKTSLASVGHMMVWEGIELVPVVGQSQQLKGVVSRQDVLKAMQQIQRQPQVGETIDDIVSSNLIVKEEDELTFTTRIIPQMTNQLGTLSNGVFTSLIAEACSRMLLKVKKADISIENITVYFSKPVQIESELTIKPKIIDVGRLYAKIDVEVYNIDQMVGKGLIMAQLINR